From Aquificota bacterium, one genomic window encodes:
- a CDS encoding ABC transporter ATP-binding protein/permease, giving the protein MEHIKWVLGRLKIYWHLILLSLIGSLFEAAGTAGVSLLIKSLVDKVFLFKEKEEIFKVILSLIAFVLLAQMGNFMVSFFSALYTELEMKKLRFEAFKKLLKADYSAFLGVSPGEFASRVISDMNLYKNLIGSYIIKVFRDPLTTVFLLGVLFYRDWILTLNLALLVPVLAFAIKYFGGKKGKHIKRTQEGYAGITDRLFSSFSGFESIRSFKAQGMFERLFEQLNRNLFRSSLKSELYSALNSVFNYTFGYIVVALVIFYGSYRITEGSLTPGDFLSYLTALVFLQNPLIETQKGIMELRSALPVINRIRELLNLEEEGEGILRLESFKSEIKVENLLVSVGEEKLLKGVNLTIYRGEKLGIMGDTGSGKSTFLRVLAGLLPYQGSVKLDGLELSQIRKEDLREIMLLLSQEPFVFPGTVRENLIMAKEKPEEDLWKALHLAGCDFVKSLDQQVSPKSLSGGERQRLALARVFLKSPEIILLDEATSALDAKKEEEVLNNLFEHFKDKTFILVAHRFSNLLKCDRVVVLKEGRVVFEGRPREAIDFFLQSP; this is encoded by the coding sequence GGGTTCTTGGACGCCTAAAAATTTATTGGCATCTCATCCTACTTAGCCTAATAGGCTCTTTGTTTGAGGCTGCTGGGACTGCGGGAGTAAGCCTTCTAATAAAATCCTTGGTGGATAAGGTCTTTCTTTTTAAAGAAAAAGAAGAAATCTTTAAGGTAATACTAAGCCTTATAGCTTTTGTGCTTCTTGCACAGATGGGCAACTTTATGGTCTCTTTCTTTTCTGCCTTATACACAGAGCTTGAAATGAAAAAACTCCGGTTTGAAGCCTTTAAAAAGCTATTAAAAGCAGATTATTCTGCCTTTCTTGGTGTTTCTCCGGGAGAGTTTGCCTCAAGGGTTATCTCTGATATGAACCTTTATAAAAACCTAATAGGGTCTTACATCATAAAAGTCTTTAGAGATCCATTAACTACTGTATTCTTATTAGGCGTGCTTTTCTACAGAGATTGGATACTTACGCTTAACTTGGCACTTTTGGTGCCTGTGCTTGCTTTTGCTATTAAGTACTTTGGGGGCAAAAAAGGAAAACACATAAAAAGGACGCAGGAGGGATATGCTGGTATAACAGATAGACTCTTTAGCTCCTTTTCTGGTTTTGAAAGTATAAGAAGTTTTAAGGCTCAAGGCATGTTTGAAAGACTATTTGAACAGCTAAACAGGAATCTATTTAGGTCCAGTTTAAAATCGGAGCTTTACTCCGCTCTTAATTCTGTTTTTAACTACACCTTTGGCTATATTGTGGTAGCTTTGGTCATATTTTATGGCAGCTACAGGATAACAGAAGGTAGCCTTACGCCTGGAGATTTCCTCTCATACTTGACTGCTTTAGTCTTTTTACAAAACCCACTTATAGAAACCCAAAAGGGTATTATGGAATTAAGGTCTGCACTGCCGGTAATAAACAGAATAAGGGAGCTTTTAAACCTTGAAGAAGAAGGGGAAGGTATTCTTAGACTGGAGAGTTTTAAAAGTGAAATAAAAGTTGAAAATCTACTGGTGAGCGTTGGTGAAGAAAAACTTCTAAAGGGTGTAAATCTTACTATTTACAGAGGCGAAAAGCTTGGCATTATGGGTGATACTGGGTCTGGGAAAAGTACATTTTTGAGGGTCCTTGCAGGCCTTTTGCCCTACCAAGGAAGTGTAAAACTTGATGGCCTTGAGCTAAGTCAAATAAGAAAAGAGGACCTAAGGGAGATAATGCTTTTGCTTTCACAAGAGCCTTTTGTATTCCCTGGAACAGTGAGAGAAAACTTAATTATGGCAAAGGAAAAGCCAGAAGAAGACCTCTGGAAAGCCCTCCATCTGGCAGGGTGCGATTTTGTAAAAAGCCTTGACCAACAGGTAAGTCCCAAAAGTCTATCTGGTGGAGAGAGGCAAAGGCTTGCCCTTGCAAGGGTATTTTTAAAGTCTCCAGAGATAATACTACTTGATGAGGCAACCTCTGCCCTTGACGCAAAAAAGGAAGAAGAGGTGTTAAACAATCTCTTTGAACACTTTAAAGATAAAACTTTTATCCTCGTAGCTCACAGGTTTTCAAACCTCCTAAAGTGCGATAGAGTGGTTGTTCTAAAAGAGGGTAGGGTGGTCTTTGAGGGAAGACCGAGAGAGGCCATTGACTTTTTCCTTCAAAGTCCATAG
- the lpxI gene encoding UDP-2,3-diacylglucosamine diphosphatase LpxI (LpxI, functionally equivalent to LpxH, replaces it in LPS biosynthesis in a minority of bacteria.), translating to MKLCLVAGSGELPKVFLKKAREKGFDVFVVGVKGITDLPADEYLPLGKVGRLIKTLEKQGIDKIVMLGKFEHSLIFSHLLTLDEVALRIFQKSKDKKPQTLVKTLIEELESMGFEFPDPRPFLEDLLAPEGRISSLEPSPSAMEDGLWGFPIAKEIASLDIGQTIVVKDKAVVSVEAMEGTQKAIERAGQLAGKGCRVIKTARKSQDFRIDVPTVGPKTLEAIRKIKGDALFLEAGKVYILEREKLQKLADRYGIAVYGL from the coding sequence ATGAAGCTCTGTCTTGTGGCTGGTTCTGGCGAACTTCCTAAGGTGTTTTTAAAGAAGGCAAGGGAAAAGGGCTTTGATGTTTTTGTGGTTGGTGTAAAGGGCATAACGGACCTCCCTGCCGATGAATACCTACCCTTGGGAAAGGTGGGAAGGCTTATAAAGACCCTTGAAAAACAAGGCATAGATAAAATAGTTATGCTGGGAAAGTTTGAACATAGCCTGATCTTTTCCCACCTTTTGACCCTTGATGAGGTGGCTCTCAGAATCTTCCAAAAATCCAAGGATAAAAAGCCACAAACTCTTGTAAAAACACTCATAGAAGAGTTGGAATCTATGGGCTTTGAATTCCCAGACCCAAGGCCCTTTTTGGAGGACCTTTTGGCACCAGAGGGTAGGATATCCTCCCTTGAACCTTCTCCTTCTGCCATGGAGGATGGCCTTTGGGGCTTTCCTATAGCCAAGGAGATAGCAAGCCTTGATATTGGGCAGACCATTGTGGTAAAAGATAAGGCTGTGGTAAGCGTGGAAGCCATGGAAGGCACACAAAAGGCCATAGAAAGGGCAGGCCAATTGGCAGGGAAAGGCTGTAGGGTTATTAAAACCGCAAGAAAATCACAGGACTTTAGGATAGATGTGCCTACGGTTGGTCCTAAGACCCTTGAGGCCATAAGGAAGATAAAGGGCGATGCTCTATTTTTGGAAGCTGGAAAGGTTTATATACTGGAAAGGGAAAAACTTCAAAAGCTTGCAGACAGATATGGCATAGCTGTCTATGGACTTTGA
- a CDS encoding DUF86 domain-containing protein: MKRRVIDYLKDIINECDYVLKESQKLTYEDFIKDETLKRAFVRSLEVICEAGIQISSKIKHKYTGIPWKEMRGMRNKLIHEFFRVDYKIVWETIEKDIPDLKKKVSYIMEEMQEDIYSTREGM, translated from the coding sequence ATGAAAAGAAGGGTAATAGATTATCTAAAAGATATTATAAATGAGTGCGATTATGTTCTAAAAGAATCTCAGAAGCTTACCTATGAGGACTTTATTAAAGATGAAACGCTTAAAAGAGCATTCGTGCGAAGTTTAGAGGTTATATGCGAAGCAGGAATACAAATTTCAAGCAAAATCAAACATAAATATACAGGCATACCATGGAAGGAAATGAGAGGAATGAGAAATAAACTTATCCACGAGTTTTTTAGAGTAGATTACAAAATAGTTTGGGAAACCATAGAGAAAGATATTCCAGATTTAAAAAAGAAAGTTAGCTACATAATGGAAGAAATGCAAGAGGATATTTACAGCACAAGGGAAGGAATGTAA
- a CDS encoding nucleotidyltransferase, translating to MKGLKGSKKVETLEDVKVILKELKPRLEKEYNVKEIGIFDSRIRKKQIKRGTIDILVEFYKPPTFFEFIRLENYLSETIGKKVNLISKEALESQEVPQEIAYV from the coding sequence ATGAAGGGCTTGAAGGGAAGTAAAAAAGTGGAAACCTTAGAAGATGTTAAAGTTATACTAAAAGAGTTAAAACCAAGGTTAGAAAAGGAATACAACGTTAAAGAAATTGGAATATTTGATTCTCGGATAAGAAAGAAACAGATAAAGAGAGGTACTATAGATATACTTGTAGAGTTCTATAAGCCGCCTACTTTTTTTGAGTTCATCCGTCTTGAAAATTATCTTTCGGAAACTATAGGAAAAAAGGTGAATTTAATTTCAAAGGAAGCTTTAGAATCACAAGAAGTTCCACAAGAAATTGCCTATGTATGA
- the folE gene encoding GTP cyclohydrolase I FolE, with amino-acid sequence MPIDKEKIKQAIRLFLEGIGEDPNREGLLETPDRVARMWEEFERQRDFDFKLFEEFGSYNEMVLVKDVNIYSLCEHHLLPFFGKAHIAYIPDGIVCGLSKLVRTVRAFALRPQVQERLTNQIADFLMEQLKPKGVAVVLEMEHLCMSMRGVMSPGHLTVTSALRGLFLSDLRTREEFLKLIGRKTL; translated from the coding sequence ATGCCAATAGACAAGGAAAAAATAAAACAGGCCATAAGGCTTTTTTTGGAAGGTATAGGAGAAGACCCAAACAGAGAAGGCCTTTTGGAGACTCCCGATAGAGTAGCACGTATGTGGGAAGAGTTTGAAAGGCAAAGGGATTTTGACTTTAAGCTCTTTGAGGAGTTTGGGTCTTATAACGAAATGGTGCTTGTAAAAGATGTGAATATATATTCTCTGTGCGAACACCACCTTTTGCCCTTCTTCGGTAAAGCGCATATCGCCTACATACCCGATGGTATAGTATGCGGTCTTTCCAAGCTTGTAAGGACTGTGCGGGCCTTTGCCCTAAGACCTCAGGTGCAAGAGAGGCTTACAAACCAGATTGCAGATTTCCTCATGGAACAGTTAAAACCAAAAGGTGTGGCTGTAGTCTTGGAGATGGAACATCTTTGTATGTCTATGAGGGGAGTTATGTCTCCTGGGCATCTAACAGTTACATCTGCCCTAAGGGGTCTTTTCCTCAGCGACCTCAGGACAAGGGAGGAGTTTCTTAAGCTAATAGGAAGGAAAACTTTATAA
- a CDS encoding phosphate-starvation-inducible PsiE family protein produces MEDLEKRQRILLFSIKGVAWLFDVFVVLTLATVGIFLMVWIVYEFYLVITGELPLERGGLSILGSVLILYAISELLSEEIKHIKGGTVSIKAFVGVALAAVIRKVLIISLSPEKVMELITLSVVLFALGLVYWIIHKVESSS; encoded by the coding sequence ATGGAAGACTTAGAAAAAAGACAACGAATACTGCTTTTTAGCATAAAAGGCGTAGCTTGGTTGTTTGATGTTTTTGTAGTTCTAACCTTGGCCACCGTTGGCATCTTTTTAATGGTATGGATAGTGTATGAATTTTATTTAGTCATAACTGGTGAACTACCTCTTGAAAGGGGAGGCTTAAGCATACTGGGTTCTGTGCTAATACTCTACGCCATATCAGAACTTCTTTCAGAGGAGATAAAACATATAAAAGGTGGCACGGTTAGCATAAAGGCCTTTGTAGGCGTGGCACTGGCAGCGGTAATAAGAAAGGTTCTAATAATCTCTTTATCTCCAGAAAAGGTTATGGAACTTATAACTTTATCGGTAGTGTTATTCGCCTTAGGTTTGGTATATTGGATAATACACAAAGTAGAAAGCTCTTCATGA
- a CDS encoding iron-sulfur cluster assembly accessory protein, translating into MQKVGFNFFATDKAVQEVLRIAQENNITEPILRIRVVPGGCSGFQYAMGFDDTIEEGDNVFEFGGLKIVIDQFSMPYVNNAELDYVMDFMGGGFTIKNPNVTGSCGCGSSFSCG; encoded by the coding sequence ATGCAAAAGGTAGGATTTAACTTTTTTGCAACAGATAAGGCCGTTCAAGAAGTGCTTAGGATAGCACAAGAAAACAACATAACTGAACCCATACTAAGGATAAGGGTTGTTCCAGGAGGTTGTTCTGGCTTCCAATATGCTATGGGCTTTGACGACACAATAGAAGAAGGAGACAATGTTTTTGAATTTGGTGGTCTAAAGATAGTTATAGACCAATTTTCCATGCCCTACGTAAACAATGCAGAGCTTGACTACGTTATGGACTTTATGGGTGGTGGATTTACCATCAAGAATCCTAACGTAACAGGTTCTTGTGGTTGCGGTAGCTCCTTCTCTTGTGGATGA
- the cdaA gene encoding diadenylate cyclase CdaA: MVNFDFLKVISWKDLLDILSVSLFFYGILYFLRITRGFQIFKGLSLLAIFWLVAELLGLSTLSWVFEKLWTVGLFSLVVIFQPEIRKALSRLGQKTGVPVIKPVGERVVDRVVRASSFLSERQIGGLIVIERSQSVDGIVEGCVLIDSLVSVELLITIFNPLSPLHDGAVVIRGDRVVYASCILPLSKSSKLPKKYGTRHRAALGISEETDALCVVVSEETGEISLAVDGKLQRNLDPEMLRTLLIKELRIENA, translated from the coding sequence ATGGTGAATTTTGACTTTTTAAAGGTTATATCTTGGAAGGACCTTTTAGATATACTGTCTGTTTCTTTGTTTTTTTATGGCATCTTGTACTTTTTACGTATAACGAGAGGTTTTCAAATATTCAAAGGCCTAAGTCTTTTGGCCATTTTTTGGCTTGTTGCGGAGCTTTTGGGTCTTAGTACCCTTTCTTGGGTCTTTGAAAAGCTATGGACTGTGGGACTTTTCTCCCTTGTGGTTATATTCCAACCTGAAATAAGAAAAGCCTTAAGCAGGCTTGGACAAAAAACGGGAGTTCCTGTTATAAAGCCTGTGGGAGAAAGGGTAGTGGATAGGGTTGTTAGGGCTTCTTCTTTTCTCTCCGAAAGACAGATAGGAGGGCTTATAGTTATAGAAAGATCGCAAAGTGTGGATGGTATTGTGGAAGGTTGCGTTCTAATAGACAGTCTTGTTTCCGTTGAACTATTGATTACTATTTTCAACCCACTATCTCCATTACATGACGGTGCTGTGGTAATAAGAGGGGATAGAGTTGTCTACGCTTCCTGCATTTTACCCCTTTCTAAATCTTCCAAGCTTCCCAAAAAGTACGGCACAAGGCATAGGGCTGCACTTGGCATATCTGAGGAGACTGATGCCCTTTGCGTAGTAGTTTCGGAAGAAACTGGAGAGATCTCCCTTGCCGTTGATGGTAAACTACAAAGAAATCTTGACCCAGAAATGTTGAGAACATTACTTATTAAGGAGTTGAGGATAGAAAATGCTTAA
- the folP gene encoding dihydropteroate synthase, with translation MMVKHFESRDAFYRFLKEKVGIFFREAYDRAFEGIFHVIYLKNVKPEILFPLAKQACLHAFYGEGGFVLCGSEAKIRDFCSLLVKEDKALALEILQKLQNYRKRSFKIQYNQKILPLGIKTAIMGVLNITPDSFSDGGLYLKPSEAVKRAVQMAEEGADIIDIGGESTRPGSQRISAQEELERVLPVLKEIRKELPKVWISIDTYKAGVADACLQEGADMINDISGGTFDPNMYSVVAKYNCPYVITHIKGKPETWKEMPIVYEDVMEEIILWFEERLKALEESGYKSQAILDPGIGFGKLPEHNVEILKRFDELRLFGLPLLVGVSRKSFIGLVIEGLLKKKTEPKERLYGSLGALALAVIKGAHIVRVHDVKETREFLALLDTVRTYGEF, from the coding sequence ATGATGGTCAAGCATTTTGAAAGCAGGGATGCCTTTTACAGATTTCTTAAGGAAAAAGTAGGAATATTCTTTAGAGAAGCCTACGATAGGGCTTTTGAGGGTATTTTTCATGTTATATATCTAAAGAATGTAAAGCCAGAAATACTTTTCCCTTTGGCAAAACAGGCTTGCCTTCACGCTTTTTATGGAGAAGGTGGCTTTGTTCTTTGTGGTTCTGAGGCAAAGATAAGGGATTTTTGTTCCCTTCTTGTAAAGGAAGATAAGGCCCTTGCCCTTGAAATACTTCAAAAGCTTCAAAACTACCGGAAAAGGTCCTTTAAGATACAGTATAACCAAAAAATATTACCACTGGGCATAAAAACGGCCATAATGGGCGTGCTTAATATAACTCCAGATTCTTTTTCCGATGGAGGGCTGTATTTGAAGCCTTCTGAGGCGGTAAAAAGGGCTGTGCAGATGGCAGAAGAAGGAGCTGATATAATAGATATAGGAGGGGAGTCTACAAGGCCAGGCTCACAGAGGATATCAGCCCAAGAGGAGCTGGAAAGGGTTTTACCCGTTTTAAAGGAGATAAGAAAGGAGCTTCCAAAGGTCTGGATATCCATAGATACTTATAAGGCTGGAGTGGCAGATGCCTGCCTTCAAGAAGGTGCGGATATGATAAATGATATAAGCGGTGGAACCTTTGACCCTAACATGTACAGCGTAGTAGCCAAATACAACTGCCCTTATGTAATAACACACATTAAGGGTAAGCCAGAAACATGGAAGGAGATGCCCATAGTCTATGAAGATGTGATGGAAGAAATCATCCTTTGGTTTGAAGAGAGGTTAAAGGCCCTTGAAGAATCGGGCTATAAAAGTCAAGCCATCCTTGACCCAGGCATAGGCTTTGGGAAGCTCCCGGAACATAATGTGGAGATATTAAAGAGGTTTGATGAGCTACGACTTTTTGGCCTTCCTTTGCTTGTAGGAGTTTCAAGAAAGTCCTTTATAGGCCTTGTTATAGAAGGGCTATTAAAAAAGAAGACAGAGCCAAAAGAGAGGCTATACGGAAGCCTTGGAGCATTGGCTCTGGCTGTGATAAAAGGCGCTCATATAGTAAGGGTTCATGACGTTAAAGAAACTCGTGAGTTTTTGGCTTTGCTTGATACGGTGAGGACCTATGGTGAATTTTGA
- a CDS encoding succinate dehydrogenase/fumarate reductase iron-sulfur subunit — MVLRLKIRRQEEKGKPYYQSFQVPYEEGMTLLMVLQRIKEEIDPTLSFRHFCRAGICGTCAVMVNGFPKLACKEQVLPYVLFGEEITIEPLKNFEVIRDLVVDNEKVIRKMKDMHLWIKEKSKDPRIPPEVSKRIENSADCILCLSCQAYCPQVLEENYAGPLFFAKLYRFYEDPREEEKDLRAFQAIKEGNLYHCLSCNKCNLVCPKEVEPATLIRELMKAMDVAT, encoded by the coding sequence ATGGTTCTAAGGTTGAAAATTAGAAGGCAGGAAGAGAAGGGAAAGCCATACTATCAGAGCTTTCAAGTTCCTTATGAAGAGGGCATGACCCTTCTTATGGTCCTACAAAGGATAAAGGAAGAGATAGACCCAACCTTAAGCTTTAGACATTTTTGCAGAGCTGGTATATGTGGAACTTGTGCAGTTATGGTAAATGGCTTTCCAAAGCTTGCTTGCAAAGAGCAAGTATTGCCCTATGTGCTTTTCGGTGAAGAGATTACCATAGAACCCCTTAAGAACTTTGAGGTTATAAGGGACCTCGTGGTGGATAACGAAAAGGTCATTAGAAAGATGAAAGATATGCACCTTTGGATAAAGGAAAAGTCCAAGGACCCACGCATACCACCAGAAGTGAGCAAAAGGATAGAAAACTCTGCAGACTGTATTTTATGCCTTTCCTGTCAGGCCTACTGCCCACAGGTTTTGGAAGAAAATTATGCTGGACCTCTCTTCTTTGCCAAGCTTTACAGGTTTTATGAAGACCCAAGGGAAGAAGAGAAGGACCTAAGAGCCTTTCAGGCCATAAAGGAAGGGAATCTTTACCACTGCCTTTCTTGCAATAAGTGCAACCTTGTATGTCCCAAGGAGGTAGAGCCAGCCACATTAATAAGAGAGCTTATGAAAGCTATGGATGTGGCTACTTAG
- the flgA gene encoding flagellar basal body P-ring formation protein FlgA codes for MWLLSLFLLASLCFGKVEKLVEEEVYKRFGDLVKVNKVKITGKIEKVDKIELDMEYSKSRMVAYIYSGDERHQALIDALWKVKVFVAKEDIEKGTPINPELFRVEERFMKSIPSDLRLNPEEFENFVASTRIVKGTMLRRSLLRELPAVRAGEVVEAIFKSGTIEISFQAIAVDTGTVGKVIRIKRDENMLRGKVISRGKVEVVP; via the coding sequence ATGTGGCTACTTAGCCTCTTTTTGCTTGCAAGTCTTTGCTTTGGGAAAGTAGAAAAGCTTGTGGAAGAGGAGGTCTATAAAAGGTTTGGAGACCTTGTTAAGGTCAACAAGGTAAAGATTACAGGCAAGATAGAAAAGGTTGATAAGATTGAGCTTGATATGGAGTATAGTAAAAGCAGGATGGTTGCTTATATCTACTCTGGGGATGAGAGGCATCAAGCCCTTATAGATGCTCTGTGGAAGGTCAAGGTCTTTGTGGCAAAGGAAGACATAGAGAAAGGCACACCTATAAACCCAGAGCTTTTTAGAGTGGAAGAGAGGTTTATGAAAAGTATTCCATCGGACCTAAGGCTAAACCCAGAAGAGTTTGAAAACTTTGTTGCTTCCACAAGGATAGTGAAAGGAACTATGTTAAGAAGGTCCTTGCTAAGAGAGTTGCCGGCTGTCAGGGCGGGAGAAGTGGTGGAAGCCATCTTCAAAAGCGGGACTATAGAGATAAGCTTTCAGGCTATAGCGGTAGATACAGGTACTGTTGGAAAGGTAATAAGGATTAAAAGGGATGAGAATATGTTGAGAGGTAAGGTGATATCAAGGGGTAAGGTGGAGGTGGTGCCATGA
- a CDS encoding NUDIX hydrolase, giving the protein MKEEFSAGGVLLKDGEVLLIKNPSDVWTFPKGLVESGENPEETAIKEVSEETGVKGKIVAPIGEIRYWYMREGERIKKKVLFYLMEYLEGEPRPSWEVKDAKFFPLEEAKRLLKYKGDKEIFKKALEMLYYKNK; this is encoded by the coding sequence ATGAAAGAGGAGTTTTCGGCGGGTGGTGTGCTTTTGAAGGATGGGGAGGTCCTTCTTATAAAGAACCCATCGGACGTTTGGACCTTTCCTAAGGGGCTTGTGGAGTCTGGAGAAAACCCAGAAGAGACAGCCATAAAGGAGGTATCTGAGGAGACGGGGGTAAAAGGGAAAATAGTTGCACCTATTGGTGAGATAAGATACTGGTATATGAGAGAGGGAGAAAGGATAAAGAAAAAGGTGCTTTTTTATCTAATGGAGTATTTGGAGGGTGAGCCAAGGCCCTCCTGGGAAGTAAAGGATGCTAAGTTTTTCCCTCTGGAGGAGGCAAAGAGGCTTTTAAAATACAAGGGAGACAAGGAGATATTTAAAAAGGCTTTGGAGATGCTTTATTATAAAAATAAATGA
- the dnaN gene encoding DNA polymerase III subunit beta, giving the protein MKLRIDREEFLSALQKAKNATEKKSALPILNNFLLAVEDGKLKVRATDLENFLSLEVAAEVEEGGSVAVNADKLTSIVKGLPSATTTIELKEDKLILSGGRSTFKLTTLDPEDFPEFPNPQTSTEFPAMDLLKAIDKVEYAISKEDSRYALQGLYVHEVDGKTHFVGSDGHRLALFWRNSSFPMELLIPRKSLKVIEGLVKDYLGHVHCGKDESFIHFTGEDWKLSVRFLEGEYPDYMAVIPTSFNYEALVDRSSFLESLKRLSNIAESSAFPVKITFSNHLAILEISDPEYGEGRDEVDVDYDGEAVEIGFNGKYLIEALDSFDVDKVWVKMVDPDSAVVIESDDTERDPYLCVVMPMRL; this is encoded by the coding sequence ATGAAGCTCAGAATAGACAGGGAGGAGTTTCTATCTGCCCTTCAAAAAGCTAAAAACGCCACAGAGAAAAAATCTGCCTTACCCATATTAAACAACTTCCTATTGGCAGTGGAAGACGGCAAGCTAAAAGTACGTGCTACAGATCTTGAAAACTTCCTATCCTTAGAGGTTGCTGCAGAAGTGGAAGAAGGAGGCTCTGTAGCTGTAAATGCAGATAAGCTAACAAGTATAGTCAAGGGCTTACCTTCTGCTACAACCACCATTGAACTAAAAGAGGATAAACTAATCCTAAGCGGCGGGAGAAGCACTTTCAAACTTACAACTCTTGATCCAGAAGATTTTCCAGAGTTCCCAAATCCACAAACATCTACAGAGTTTCCAGCTATGGACTTACTCAAGGCCATAGATAAGGTGGAATACGCCATTTCTAAGGAAGACTCACGATATGCCCTTCAGGGGCTTTATGTACATGAAGTGGACGGTAAAACCCATTTTGTGGGTTCTGACGGCCACAGACTGGCACTTTTTTGGAGGAATTCTTCTTTTCCTATGGAGCTTCTCATACCAAGGAAGAGCCTAAAGGTTATAGAAGGATTGGTAAAAGACTATCTAGGGCATGTTCATTGTGGAAAGGATGAGTCCTTTATACATTTTACTGGTGAGGATTGGAAGCTTTCTGTAAGGTTTTTGGAGGGCGAATATCCAGACTATATGGCCGTAATACCCACAAGCTTTAACTACGAAGCCCTTGTGGATAGGTCAAGCTTCCTCGAAAGCCTAAAAAGGCTCTCCAACATAGCCGAATCCTCAGCCTTTCCAGTAAAGATAACCTTTTCTAACCACCTTGCCATCCTTGAAATATCCGACCCAGAGTACGGAGAGGGAAGGGATGAGGTAGATGTGGATTACGATGGCGAAGCCGTTGAGATAGGTTTTAATGGCAAATACCTAATAGAAGCCCTTGATAGCTTTGATGTGGATAAGGTATGGGTAAAGATGGTGGACCCAGACAGCGCTGTGGTTATAGAGTCGGATGATACGGAAAGAGACCCATATCTTTGTGTAGTTATGCCAATGAGGCTCTAA